DNA from Polypterus senegalus isolate Bchr_013 unplaced genomic scaffold, ASM1683550v1 scaffold_3348, whole genome shotgun sequence:
GccatcaccaacacctcttctggTGCATTCTGTAAAAGCtgccaggaaaataaaaaaaaaaatgtaaaacacaaaattactaATGAAACACTAATGGACATAAATCATATATAATGGCATGGTAGTGAAGAAGTTGGTACTGCTGCAACAGAGATTCGTTATCCTGGGATCAAATATCATATCCAGCTGTTGTCTGTATGGAGACTTCTTATTACCTTAGTTACTCATGGGTTCTCTTCCCAAATACCCAAAAATTTACAAGTCATTTGAAAGGATGATTCTAAACTGTACCAGGGTTTCAGGATTACTGTCTGCTTTACACCTGCTACTGCTAGTAAAGGTATGGCATCAACCCTGAACTGCATTAATCAAGTCTGACAAATATGTTATGTTACAATCATATACAAGCAActcagagcttaaaatatatacctTAGGAGTAATAAGATTTCAAGTAGGAGGAATACAAAGAGGTACACAAAGCTAATTTAAGATATGTCAGAAAGACAGCTATTGATTAGTATTAATTATTTTGCTCAGCTTACTGGCAGTGGGTTTATAGGAAGGGGACAGTAAGAGCAAATGGACCTACATGGTTTTGGATCATGTTTCATGCAATGATATGGACCTGAATTACCTAGGaagtactgtaaatattaatgaattcgcttaatttcactgtactctgtgacaATATAAAGCATTGCACGTAAACAGCTAATGTTATAGAAAACTGTTTTCTGACAattacagccttttatttaatttgatttaaatataGAATTTTAATATTCACTTGtatgaccaaaatgttttatTCTCTTGTATGTTAATTAGTCAGTAGGACATATCCTATTTTACCCAAAGGTGATTATTTTACTGAGGATAACAATTAACATTATAAAGGTACATCTGTTTAAAATCATAGAAATATAAGTTAATTCAGTTGATATAAATTCTGAATATAGAAAATATATCTCTCTTTAACTTAAAGAAAAGTTATTCTACAGTAAATCTACAACCCCAATTCAAAAAAAGTTGtgacactgtgtaaaatgtaaataaaacagaatgcaatgattttcaAATCTCAAGAAAACTTTTATTCACAACATAAACATATGAAATGTTGAAATTGAGACACTTTattatttcatgaaaatattagcttgttttgaatttgatggcaacaacatttacttatatagcacattttagactctatattactgtatattccaaGTTGAAcaagaatacatttttgaatactATAATCATCatacaacaaatataaaaatgacaatttactaatcagtatttttaataatgaaactTTTACAGTActtcaaatacaaaaacaaattcaaagcaTTACCAAAAATCATACCTTCATTAATGGTTTCCATACAGCATGGTCTTGGAAACTAGTTCGGAGTTGTTGCACTGATCTGGAAAGACTATGCAGGCACCTTAAGGagaataaatatatttgaaaattgtAATCTTTGTCATACTTGTCTGCCTGCTTTATTTCTGGACCAACATCTTCACAGCAAAAATTAGAGAAACTTAACTGCATAAATTGATGCTATGAGAAGAAACATCACATCTTTCTctgtgcaaaattaataaaatctgtaTCTCTAgctgttttgaaaatgttcaacCATAAATCATTCTACCACCTTGAACATTCCTCAACCTATTTAAGCACAAATCACAACAGGGAATAAGGCAGTATATTTGTTAAAAAGTTATAAATTACAATGCTTAAGAAGTCAAGTAACattcatcttattgctaatattgTTATCAACAGGATTAcaacttttatataaaaatgtttaaacacaAACCTAAATACTGCTAATATTCAGTACCAACTCAAATGTTCATTATATACACAAATGGAATATTTCAAAAGGTATCCCATTATTTATGCATTAATCTGGAAGTTAACATGTGACATTGTAggattttatttgtacttttcttcaaaataacagtAACTTATTAAAATGGCAGATCAAATATTTAACTAGGGCCATACTACACACTACAGTCAAGATTATGGATTCAACAAATAATCATGTGATTTTAAGTACATATAGAAGGCCCCACTGCCTACCAAAAGATACATTCATTTAAATGAGTTAAAAGCGCATTCCAAGGAATTTAGTGAACGTACACTTAAAAACAGAATCTGTTCTCTAATGGTTAAACCCATGAGATgcctacaaaaacaaaatacaaagagcCAGAAACATCTAATGGGCCTACTAGAAACACCTTGAGAGAGGGAggattttcttcttttatctAAAGTCTTATAAAGGATTTATGTTCGTGAGGCATGAATTTACCAACAACACTACATTATGTTTTGTAATCATCATAACCGGCTAATAGTATTACTTAAAtacagtgtggtccagatctaattatgcagatccagatcgtctggatgactttgatttatgcggggatgattccagttcggagcaaagacaattcttcatgtcgtcagttcgcacacttctcgatggtccgggatttttcgggtgattttctatgtaataaacttaataagttatagcataatgaaaattgcataattagatctggaccaacctACACATTCTTTATTAAATCTCACAGCACAAAGATACAAAATTCTGTGATCTTCATTTTGGTTGGCTTGTTTACTTTAAGAACCAAAAACATAGTGCCTTGGATACTTACCTAACAGCTGCCAACCGCACCTTGATACTTGACTCCGATAAACCACTCACAATCCTGTCCATCATATTCTCAGCTTCAATTATCTATGGGGATGGACATTAAAGGTCCATAAagtcatattatttatattacagaTCTTAAGTGACACACAAAACCTTCAATAAACATTTACTTAATGTGCATGAATTATAAAATGTTGTATCTAATGAGCTTGACTCAAACTAAAATGGCATGGAAGCACAGTATTTAGCAATAATATAGGTACCAGGGCTTAGTGTCTCATCAAGACCGTTTGCATCCTCCTTGTGTTATAggttgcctttatttatttatttatttttaatttatttttattatattttattaattttattgcaatccatacaaatcaatcaagttttacaaaagaaaaattggagTTAAggacagattgatccccaccctgagagagagagcaaggcaaacagtgtgaaatttaaggcttgtaaacatacctaaattaataaattcctaTGCTTTaggagcttattttaaaatattactgattagatcctgccatgttttgaaaacagtctgtacggatcctcaaactgagtatttgatttttccaatttcaaatggtttaacacatcggtttccactgacttgaaagaggagagtttgaGTTATTCCAGTTTATCataataagtctgcgtgccaaaagtgtagtgaatgcaatcacaatttgtttgtctttctccactttaaactcatctggaagaaccccaaacacagctgttaatgggttaggaggaattgtgagaccaaggctgtctgaaaggtaattaaaaattttggtccagaataatgttaatttggtgcaggcccagaacatgtgacccagtgaggctgggacttggttgcagcgttcgcaggttggatcatgccctggaacattttggagagttttgaGCGaggcagatgtgctcgatatataattttgagttgcataattgtatgctttggagctcaaatgaattttctgcattgctactttccactccttttctgatatgttaatagagatcttttcccagttttcttggatctttgaaagggagggattgtaaaatgattttatatactgtagagattatgtctaaatccttgagattgagcaatactttttccagcatggatgagggtgcaagataaggaaaatcgggaaggttctgtttaacaaagttcctcatttgaagatagtgaaagaaatgtgtagctggaatgttaaatttggaaagtaattgttcataggatacaaagacattgtttatataaagatctctaagcaagttaattccaaattttttccaaatattaaaaactgcatatgtttgcgaaggttgaaagaggtggttctcttgcagaggtgccacagatagaagcttctccatcttaaaatgctttctacattggttccatattctaagtgagtgaagcacaattaggatattagtatattgctgataatgtgtgtttattggagcacagagcagggaatacaaagaagtactgtaggattttacttctattgcggaccaagcccgtgtatgttcttctatttgtgaccaggttcttatcgcctgtatatttgctgcccagtaataaaactggaagttaggtagagccatgccaccttctgccttttgtctttgtagggttgctcattggatgcgtggatgttttgaattccaaataaatgcctttatttagataataatatttctcCTCATGTCCCACATGAAACAGCCtaattcatttacaaatatacactggaacttcagttcacgaccataattcgttccaaaactctgttcataacccaatttggtcgtgaacttaAGTAATTTCcgccataggattgtatgtaaatacaattaatctgttccaaatcattacaagctgtatgtaaatatttatttttttttaagatttttaagcacaaatatagttaaatataccatagaatgcacaatagtagactaaatgtaaaaacattgaataacactgagaaaaccttgaagaacagagaaaaactaacactgcaagagtttaaGCCATAGCGCTTAcaaaccgctcactaaaaaccctttttttaatgagttttaagcacagggaaaaaaatgaacatttgaaaattccgtaatttaataaaccaccaagaaaagtaacattgcaacaatgcacgctacaaactgatcgttgtaaacagaagtgaagtggaggttaaaatccaatagaaaaaaagtctttattaaatacgaggttaaaacaatgctcaaatctgtctctttaaaaacaagtccggtgcattctttaactgccttcttggccttatgtgtccagccctCCCGCTCTCATGctcgtgtgtgtgtttctctctctctctctctctgcacagggggagactgaacacatgcaaaaATCATCGGTGTGCACAAACCAAAAGgtaaaactggcttgttcgtataatGAGTGTgtagtcgtgaacagatgcaaaagtttggtgaacttttggtcgtaaaccgaggttcctcTGTGCCTTTTTTCAGAGATTGATGGCGAGTGGCACTAGAAAGTTCCATTTGTGTGCTTCAACACTGATTATGCCATATCCTGTCAGTCACTTTATCCCTTTATCCACTCAAATACACTTTTTAGCCTTCTATGAGCCAACCTAAACTCTGGGCCCAAATCCAAGTCGCACCAGTGGTCACACATCCGAGCCAATAATGGATTCTAACAGTCTGGAGATGCATCCGAAATGCTCTTGAAGTGCTGTCTCTACATCAAATATCCAATATGTCCATGCTTTTCATGGGGATGCTGAATAGCCAGCATCTCCAGGAATTCACACACCTATTACACTTCAGTGCCACCtgagaagtgtttcccatcccTCTCAAATCCAGACCCTCAGTTGCTAAAGTATGACACTCTATGGGAAGGTATGAGTGTTAACCTGATTGGTGTCATTGAGAGCAAGTGTAAGTGGGTATGCATGAGTGTGCACATTGATAGACCAGCATCAATGGTTAACTCTAACTTATCCCTGATGCTGCCAAGACACAGTAGACTCCTGCTTTGCTGATTTCCTGGATATGTgaagttgaagtcagaagtttacaaacctttagggtgaattctttaaaactcactttataaccctTTTTGATtctaacaaactaaaaaaaactaaaattgacatATTGTTTAAGACATCTACAATCCTAAATAAGAGAAACTTGggacagtatccatccatcctgctatattctaactacagggttacgagggtctgctggagccaaccccagccaacacagggcgcaaggcaggaaacaaaccttgggcagggtgccagcccaccgcagacttgggacagtatggaaaatgcaaataaaaacagtgaTGTTTAaacttactttgacttttatttcattgtatcAACCCAAAATACTTCTTGTTTTTTCTGGTTAACTTGTTATACATCCATTCCTGTATTTCAGCCTTGcagcacattccaaaaaaaggttGTGACAGGGGCAAATTAGGGCCagtaatgaggtaaaataattaaataattatgtaaattcaaacaggtgattgtaatcatgatttggtacaaaagcagCAACCAGGAAAGGCTGAGTCTTTGAGGTGCATGGGagaggatctccagtttgtcaacaaatgcatgagaaaattattgaaatgtttaaaaacaacattCCTCAAAGGAAGATTGGAAGGCATTTGCATAAATCTCCCTCTACAGTGTATAATATCATTAAAACGATTAAAGGAATCTGAAGAAATTTCAGTGCATAAAGGGCAAGGGAGCAAGCCAAAGCTGACAACCCGTGACCTCCAATCCCTCATACAGTACTGCATCGGGAACTGTCATTCATCAATAGCTGATATAACCACTTGGGCAAAggattactttggcaaacctCTGTCAAGCACTAAAATATGGAGCTACATTTACAAATGCCACTTAAAACTTTAATGTGCAAAAAAGAAGACTTAATCATGTCCAGAAGAGGGTCAATTCTCTGTATTCAaaggcatctgggatggaccaCCGCACAGTGGAAATGTGTATTGTAGTCAGAATTTTCAGTATTCCAGatatttttttgaagaaatggaCACCGTGTGCTCACTTGTGTCAGTGCCCTTGGAAAGGAAATTTTAATTTCTGAGATAGCATTTTTAACACAGAAAAGTATGCAGAGATTTtcgagcaacatatgctgccttcaagatgaCACATTTTCCAGGGAcgtccattcattttttaaacaagacAAGCATAAAGTCACATTCTACACATTAGAAAGGCAGGGCTGCAGAAGAAGAGGGTACAGGTATGGGCCTGGCCTGCCTGTCCCATATAGTGAACGTGTACAGAGGattcaaatgaaaaacataacaaCAACCTCCGTACTGCTGTACACCCCAAGAGGTGTTTGCAgaaagaatgggacaaaataacGCCCAAAGCACTTCATTGCTTGGAATCAGTGCCAAAATGTCATTTAAGTGTCGTGAGAAAGAACGGAGACATTACAATGTGGGGAATGCCTTACCTTTCCaacttttttttggaatgtgttgcaggatTGAAATgtaggaatggatgtatattaacaaatgaaattaagttgTCCAGACAAACACTGAAATATCATAGAtacatactgtctgcaatgaaataaaagttaaagtaaatttaagaatccactgtgtttttttctgtatttttcatacCGTCCTAACATTTTCAGATTTAGCGATGTACTTTGTGCCTggaaaaatttattttctttccaaCAACGTTAATAGACAgggtttttcaatttttattcacTATATCACAATTGCAGTGGgtctttgttaatatttggtagaattacctttaaattatttaaattgagcCAAACATGGGTAGCCTTCCAAAAACTTCTTATAATCATTTGCTGGAATTTTGGTCTATTCCTTCAGAAAGAACTGGTGCAACTAGGACAGGTTATGTATATACTAGCTCTACCCGACCTAGCGTTGCTGTGGCTCAGTCGggttaaatggaaaagaaagaaaagagaaagtgcgtttctaatatgtttaatttcacaatgcttgtgggtatacaatatttttgttgtcCCATTGTGTGTGCAGATATAGAATTGTCTGGTTTGCTGACTCTAGAATATGCAACATATAATTGAAGTGATTTTGTTATAGAGCCAGATTAGTATATGTGTGTGGCAATTCTCTCTTTTGCCATTCCACTGAGTACATCCAGAAGCTGCACAGACCAAACACTTCATGTTTTCCCATGAAATTCATTAGCGATTTCAGCTTCTGTCTGAAAACACGTGCTGTGATGTCATGCCTAACTACCGGCGATTGCCCAGGAAGTAAGAGCTGCTGTATATCGTCCCAAGCTGGATTGCATGTGAATGTAATGAATAGGTCTGGACGCCCATAGATACGAACATACGCAATTGCATCTAGAACGTACTCATGCATATGACGTGGACTGCCTATATATGAAGATGGCAAAATCGTTAGTCTTCCAACGTTAGTTGTATTACCATTATTTACAACTGCATCTACACAATAAGCGTATTCTTCAGAGCAAAGCTTGGTCTGATTCAAGCGGATAAATATCAAGCGTTCTGTTTGATTTTTGCATACATATCTACGATGTATTGGTGAAAAATTGCTGGCATTTCAAAATGTGATTGTCTTCATTCTCTCGAATCATTAATCGGTAGGAATAATAGTTCATTGCGCGCTGCATTTCATATTTGTTTCTTCGCCACTGCCTGGATTTATCATCTTAGCGTTGAAGTGATATCCAGCGGCACCATCCCAAAAATTATTGGATATTGCAGGGCATCGTAGCATCGATAAGTTCTGGAACTTTTGTCAATTGAtggatttacatatatatatctatatatatatctatatatatatatatatatatatatatatatatatctatatatatatatatatatatatatatatatatatatatatatacacacacatatatacatacatacatatatatatatatatacatatatatatatatatatatatatatatatatacatacatatatatatatatatacacatacatatatatatatatatatatacatacatatatatatacatatatatatatacatatatatacatatatatatacacatacatatatatacatacatacatacatatatatatacatatatacatatatacatacatacatatatatatacatacatacatacatatatatatatacatacatacatatatatacatacatatatatatacatacatatacatacatacatatacatatatacacacctgtagccacaataaatgcctttattttatagactaaccagggatgaacaacttcctttctgtgggacacacataaaaaacatcaacaataactcataaacgtgcaatatcatttaggaaaatcgcaacattttactcaccaaaaattcggattatttgtaaacaaaatccattgttctctctttcttcaaaaacagttcaattactctgttgtacggattattggagcgcttcagttccatcaaaacctcactttctattcccatcgaagctaatggtgaaaggcgagcccgccctatggtattcctggcataagaTTGAATTCGCTTTTGGCCTGAAAATGTCCGGCCGACAGAAgtagtgtacacaggaatgctcacgccaaatataccaatgtgaacagccccatgctctcattcagatttttctgatgaaggaagccaaggagatcagtgggagattttcctgcaaaatcatccatagcatacattacagtcagttccatttttagctgagacagatcCAAAAGCGCCCGTATGCTttgttaaagtgtagaaggctgcatgcgtgaactTTTTCTTTGTATTCCCAAACTTTTGGGGCTTGAGGAGCGCGACAAatatcaggttttcatggtcttgaaatctggtctgtgtctgggaaataatattgtccagaatcctgccatggagttgtccATAGTGCACGCCGACCATCTTACGCCGAGCGCTTATGCGACGATACAATGTCGTCAGAGACTTCCTcctatcggcttctatccaatcaatgggtctgaatacggtgacgctTCTACCAAAGGCCCCTActaacaccaactcaaaatctgatggGTTGAAGtctgtcctttctccttgcttcgcggttctgtactgttttattgttcgtttattacgattgttatagatATTGTGTacctattttagacttagtttactgttcagatacccgctttcctttatttaatcccaAGCAGGCCCTCcgctattttttgttcctttattacattatagttatttattgattcccttctttggatgactgcctgcccatataaggcgcagctgtttttgtgaagcagcctttacactgcttctccactgttttataaacaa
Protein-coding regions in this window:
- the LOC120519804 gene encoding armadillo repeat-containing protein 8-like, whose product is MMDRIVSGLSESSIKVRLAAVRCLHSLSRSVQQLRTSFQDHAVWKPLMKLLQNAPEEVLVMASSTLCNLLLEFSPSKE